One Akkermansiaceae bacterium genomic region harbors:
- a CDS encoding SAM-dependent methyltransferase → METKSPLSEKIRSRISANGPIRFRDYMAMALYDPEFGYYASPTQRVGRQGDFITSVSVGRCFGLILARRLMAFWEESGKPEAFHIIEPGAHDGALGADILEEIKRCSPDCYNAVHYHLVEVSRSLREAQQATLGPRFDGKFSCRTTLSEMGGLHGAVISNELIDAFPVDLIRFENGGWVQLLVHHEGDAGRPLRFISAELQDRGLQSFCASLGNQFPDGYTTEYSAGIGKFVSEAAAALESGLFITIDYGHGSDDYYHPDRSEGTLQTYHQHRKSDNPLEFPGEIDITCHVDFTRLEKAAVSAGFKNPRLQTQASYLTNHARDWLIGLESAPGADDAALLRQFQTLTHPAMLGTRFLVLEMTRG, encoded by the coding sequence GTGGAAACGAAGAGCCCGTTGTCAGAGAAAATACGGTCCCGTATTTCGGCAAACGGACCAATACGCTTCCGCGACTACATGGCGATGGCATTGTATGATCCGGAGTTTGGCTATTACGCATCGCCAACCCAGCGCGTTGGCAGGCAGGGCGACTTTATCACCAGCGTCAGCGTAGGGCGTTGTTTTGGACTCATTCTAGCGAGAAGACTCATGGCATTCTGGGAGGAAAGCGGAAAACCAGAGGCATTTCACATCATCGAACCTGGGGCGCACGACGGTGCCCTGGGGGCCGATATTCTCGAGGAAATCAAACGCTGCTCGCCCGACTGCTACAACGCGGTGCACTATCACCTGGTCGAGGTTAGCCGGTCATTGAGGGAAGCCCAACAGGCGACGCTCGGCCCGCGGTTTGATGGGAAATTCTCCTGTCGGACCACCCTGTCTGAAATGGGCGGCTTGCATGGAGCTGTCATTTCCAATGAGCTGATTGACGCCTTCCCGGTAGACCTCATCCGTTTTGAAAATGGCGGCTGGGTGCAGCTGTTGGTTCACCACGAGGGAGATGCCGGCAGGCCACTTCGGTTCATCAGTGCCGAACTCCAGGATCGCGGGCTGCAATCGTTCTGTGCTTCGCTGGGCAACCAGTTTCCCGATGGCTACACCACCGAATACAGTGCAGGTATTGGAAAGTTTGTTAGTGAGGCTGCGGCGGCACTTGAGTCGGGTCTGTTCATCACCATCGACTACGGCCATGGCTCGGATGATTATTACCATCCTGACCGAAGCGAAGGTACGCTCCAGACCTATCACCAGCACCGGAAATCGGACAACCCTCTCGAATTTCCAGGGGAAATTGATATCACCTGCCACGTTGATTTCACCCGACTCGAAAAGGCGGCCGTATCGGCGGGCTTCAAGAACCCGCGGCTTCAAACCCAGGCAAGCTACCTAACAAACCATGCCAGAGACTGGTTGATCGGCCTTGAATCAGCTCCTGGCGCCGATGATGCTGCGCTGCTCCGCCAATTCCAGACCCTGACCCATCCAGCCATGCTGGGTACCCGATTCCTGGTGCTGGAAATGACCAGGGGATAA
- a CDS encoding phosphoglycerate dehydrogenase: MAKQRILVSDPISDKGVELLSSHPDLEVDVNTGLSPEELIKIIPSYHGLIIRSQTKVTAEVLAAATELKAVGRAGVGVDNVDRDAATNHGVIVMNTPTGNTISTAELAFTLMLSAARNIGPAHAEVLKGNFAAARKAFGGIELNGKRLAVIGMGRIGAEFAKRAQAFGMHVVAYDPFLTQARADQLKIELASSPDEALTGADVVTLHVPLTDSTRHIINAGRLALMNKNALVINCARGGLIDEPALKAAIDSGHIAGCGLDVYEDEPPAADHLLFDRPKHVSFTPHLGASTIEAQENVGIQVAEQIRDFLATGEIRNAINMPSLDAAALAEIGGYLDLAKSLGKFIAKLGPVNPDSLRVSYHGDIAEKDTSLISRTVLTGYLEAARPDGQVNIVNSPAVAHDMGLELIDSVINAKTEYSELIVVELSKDGEKFRVAGTIIGQTPRIVEIDRLFVDTNISGHFLIVRNDDRPGIVGLVGTALGDAGLNIANLSLARNQSLGVALNVIELDTAPDAAFITNLASKPGVLSVIAVEI; this comes from the coding sequence ATGGCGAAGCAACGTATTCTCGTATCAGATCCCATTTCGGACAAAGGTGTCGAACTGCTCAGCAGTCATCCGGACCTTGAAGTTGATGTCAACACGGGCCTTAGCCCTGAGGAGCTCATCAAGATCATTCCTTCCTATCATGGCCTGATCATCCGCTCCCAGACCAAGGTGACCGCTGAGGTGCTCGCCGCGGCCACCGAACTGAAGGCGGTTGGCCGCGCCGGTGTGGGCGTCGACAACGTCGATCGTGACGCCGCCACCAATCACGGCGTGATCGTCATGAACACACCTACCGGCAACACCATTTCCACCGCCGAGCTGGCCTTCACCCTGATGCTTTCCGCCGCCCGCAACATCGGCCCAGCCCACGCTGAAGTGCTGAAGGGGAACTTCGCCGCTGCCCGCAAAGCATTCGGAGGCATCGAGTTGAACGGAAAACGCCTCGCCGTCATCGGTATGGGACGTATCGGCGCCGAGTTCGCCAAACGTGCGCAGGCATTCGGGATGCACGTGGTCGCCTACGATCCGTTTCTCACCCAAGCCCGTGCCGACCAGCTCAAAATCGAGCTCGCCAGCAGCCCCGACGAGGCTCTCACGGGTGCCGACGTCGTCACACTTCACGTCCCGCTCACAGACAGCACACGGCACATTATCAATGCCGGGCGCCTCGCGCTGATGAATAAAAATGCCTTGGTCATCAACTGTGCCCGGGGTGGCCTGATCGACGAACCTGCGCTGAAAGCGGCCATCGATTCCGGCCACATCGCCGGTTGTGGACTGGACGTCTACGAGGATGAGCCGCCTGCCGCGGACCACCTTCTTTTTGACCGGCCCAAACACGTCTCCTTCACCCCCCACCTCGGCGCATCCACCATCGAAGCCCAGGAAAATGTGGGTATTCAAGTGGCTGAACAAATCCGCGACTTCCTCGCAACCGGCGAGATCCGCAACGCGATCAACATGCCCTCACTCGACGCCGCCGCACTGGCGGAGATCGGTGGCTACCTTGACCTTGCCAAATCCCTGGGAAAATTCATCGCCAAACTGGGGCCGGTGAATCCAGACTCCCTGCGGGTCTCCTACCACGGGGATATCGCGGAAAAAGACACCTCTCTGATTTCCCGCACGGTGCTCACCGGATACCTCGAAGCCGCCCGTCCTGACGGCCAGGTCAATATTGTCAACTCCCCTGCCGTCGCCCACGATATGGGGCTGGAGCTGATCGATTCCGTCATCAATGCCAAAACCGAGTACAGCGAGCTTATCGTTGTCGAACTCAGCAAGGATGGTGAAAAATTCCGCGTCGCCGGCACAATCATCGGTCAAACACCCCGGATCGTGGAAATCGACCGCCTTTTCGTCGATACCAACATCAGCGGGCATTTCCTGATCGTCCGCAACGACGACCGCCCAGGCATCGTAGGCCTCGTCGGAACCGCGCTCGGAGACGCCGGACTGAACATCGCCAACCTCTCCCTGGCCCGCAACCAGTCACTCGGTGTGGCACTCAACGTGATCGAGCTGGATACGGCTCCAGACGCCGCTTTCATCACAAATCTGGCCTCCAAGCCGGGTGTGTTGTCGGTAATCGCCGTCGAAATCTAG
- the rpmJ gene encoding 50S ribosomal protein L36 — MKVLSSLLSMKRRHEDCQVVKRKGTLYVICKSNPKFKARQGATKGTRLSKKGVK; from the coding sequence ATGAAAGTTCTTTCCTCACTCCTCTCCATGAAGCGCCGCCACGAAGACTGCCAAGTCGTCAAGCGCAAGGGCACCCTCTACGTCATCTGTAAGAGCAACCCCAAGTTCAAGGCCCGCCAAGGTGCCACCAAAGGAACCCGCCTCAGTAAAAAAGGCGTGAAGTAA
- a CDS encoding helix-turn-helix transcriptional regulator, producing the protein MYSPSTVAPQRNIRKLTGSGYSATLFESDPDRSIVLPASAYHVFLIPRDLLVWPVTVVCGHEERMLTLGQARSAAVYVPPFQQAAITVSASGQYILLQVLDCLYHRKLAEQMPYTEKRVTFCCRVIQSLSGASVEGLFTAVESTGPAATVSSPAGQYSAVTAVIKECLAEKPAGPESSRIAEEKIHQYMWQNLDQAISVDDLSVITHLSKYHFSRCYRSLTGASPAAFLRKLRVFKARHLLSTRQPQPRLADLALDCGFSDQPHLSRVFKQYTGMTPSAYLKLVESGKQQSV; encoded by the coding sequence ATGTATTCCCCCTCCACAGTAGCACCCCAGCGAAATATCCGGAAACTCACAGGCTCTGGCTACTCCGCCACCCTTTTCGAGTCGGACCCGGACCGTAGTATTGTCCTTCCAGCATCGGCATACCATGTCTTTTTGATACCCCGGGATTTGTTAGTCTGGCCGGTCACCGTTGTTTGTGGGCACGAGGAGCGGATGCTCACACTCGGGCAGGCGAGAAGCGCCGCTGTTTATGTGCCACCCTTCCAGCAGGCTGCCATCACCGTGAGTGCATCCGGGCAATACATCCTGTTGCAGGTGCTCGACTGTCTTTATCATAGGAAACTAGCGGAGCAAATGCCCTATACGGAGAAGAGGGTCACATTTTGTTGTCGTGTGATCCAGTCACTCTCTGGCGCCTCGGTGGAGGGACTGTTCACAGCCGTGGAATCAACTGGCCCCGCCGCCACCGTCTCCAGCCCGGCAGGTCAATACAGCGCTGTAACTGCGGTAATCAAGGAGTGCCTGGCGGAAAAACCCGCCGGTCCGGAATCATCCCGCATTGCTGAGGAGAAGATCCATCAGTATATGTGGCAGAACCTTGATCAGGCTATTTCCGTGGATGACCTGTCCGTCATCACGCATCTGAGCAAGTACCACTTTTCCCGCTGCTACCGGTCACTCACGGGCGCTAGCCCCGCCGCTTTTTTGCGCAAGTTACGGGTCTTCAAGGCGAGGCATTTACTCAGTACCCGGCAGCCTCAGCCCCGTTTGGCAGACCTGGCGCTCGACTGTGGCTTCAGCGACCAGCCCCATCTTAGCAGGGTGTTCAAACAATACACCGGCATGACTCCAAGCGCGTATCTAAAGCTGGTGGAATCGGGAAAACAGCAATCTGTGTAA
- a CDS encoding FG-GAP repeat protein: protein MQALEEARLTACRITLREAAMEKNNGAQYFISNPQQQLTARFLDGAIRLGSGQGGIWTATLGLEGSQHAVPRASGNRVEYAHGSGLKEWFVNCSEGIEHGFTVSKRPVGQDTTGELRLDMRLEGLLAKAVDEDGKALEFIDPESRASCVRYDGLKAWDAHGKALVSRMEASPSGFTLVVSDAGAVYPLTIDPLITSLESKLEPIFTGDGSPKDFLGSSVAIAGDTAVVGVPGDDTAAGEGTGSAYVFIRTASSWSLQYILMADDANAGDELGGAVSISGTTIIVGARFGDSINESDTGSAYVFVRNGDVCSQQAKLIPNDPAYDDWFGASVSIDGETLVVGSPRHDSLTYGDVGSAYVFVRSGTTWTQQAQLTASNGEGVDNFGNSVSISGTTILVGAEGADYSGYTNTGSAYVYLRTGTSWSQQAILTPRDDVIYFDGAFGVSVALSGNTALIGAEGESSSGRAHVFTRSGTTWTRQSMLVPADSTSSDYFGTSVALSGNTAVVGSDLNDSTRGDNTGSAYVFFRNGSSWSQQAKLESTLARAEDQFGYSVAVSADTVIVGAPFARGVIPHEFQNDSDAGSAFVFSRSGSTWSLQQELNGGNGAISNGFGSEVEIEENTAVVGTPGEDTPSATGAGAAYVFTKSGDTWNYAARLIADDYFSPHDPNPMFGSSISISGNTILVGAWNVRGGEGRAYVFTNNGGSWQQQAILSASTGLAHFGISVAVENDRALVGAPLERNARGAAYVFERSGTNWTQQTKLIAADETAYSSFGVAVDMSGDTAAIGSDQKTIDSAVAAGCVYIFTTSNGVWSQQQKLTATDATAYHEFGGELAISGETILIGAKNTYYNPPVFRGTGYGSAYIFARSGATWTQQAKLLPAVEEFNDYFGSSVALDGPIAMVGSPLRDRGAESNLGEVFIYRRSGSTWSQETSIVSDISTPSQSFGSAIALTGYTALVGASSTEAVNPYTGIPAQNSGTAYFFHLEVTAEPTPRELFDSAMLAANQFGNNALPSAIPYHDGVENLLKYAFNMNLSAADVRELIPSTGTAGLPLITLDRSQATPRLRFEFLRRKNSGLIYTPLKGTELNAGSWVGLSSPVPDVMQSIDSEWERVVYFEDVDLSTQPRYFGRVEVVLPE from the coding sequence ATGCAAGCACTGGAAGAAGCTCGTTTGACAGCTTGCCGTATCACCCTGAGAGAAGCGGCGATGGAGAAAAATAACGGTGCACAATATTTTATCTCGAACCCACAACAGCAGTTGACAGCGCGTTTCCTTGATGGAGCTATCCGCCTTGGTTCCGGACAAGGCGGGATATGGACCGCTACTCTGGGGTTGGAGGGCAGCCAGCACGCAGTACCGAGGGCGAGCGGTAATCGGGTCGAGTATGCGCACGGGAGTGGATTGAAGGAATGGTTTGTAAACTGTTCCGAAGGCATCGAGCATGGTTTCACGGTATCGAAACGTCCGGTGGGTCAAGATACCACAGGAGAGCTGCGCCTGGACATGCGGCTCGAAGGCTTGCTCGCCAAGGCTGTGGACGAGGACGGCAAAGCTCTCGAATTCATCGATCCGGAAAGCAGAGCCTCCTGCGTCCGGTATGACGGATTGAAGGCATGGGATGCCCACGGAAAAGCGCTCGTCTCAAGAATGGAAGCAAGCCCTTCCGGTTTCACTCTCGTGGTGTCAGATGCCGGAGCCGTATACCCGCTTACGATCGACCCGCTCATCACTTCCCTCGAAAGCAAGCTGGAACCTATTTTCACTGGCGACGGCTCACCAAAAGACTTCCTCGGCAGCTCGGTAGCAATTGCGGGCGACACGGCGGTCGTCGGAGTGCCAGGCGATGACACAGCTGCTGGTGAAGGTACGGGTAGTGCCTATGTCTTCATCCGCACTGCATCGAGTTGGTCGCTTCAATATATTTTAATGGCCGATGATGCGAATGCTGGCGATGAGCTTGGTGGAGCTGTTTCAATCTCCGGCACGACCATCATCGTCGGTGCCCGCTTTGGTGATTCGATCAACGAAAGCGATACGGGAAGCGCCTATGTTTTTGTAAGGAATGGCGACGTATGCTCCCAACAGGCTAAGTTGATTCCCAATGACCCGGCCTACGATGACTGGTTCGGAGCATCCGTGTCGATTGATGGAGAGACTTTGGTCGTCGGGTCTCCAAGACACGATAGCCTAACTTATGGTGATGTTGGAAGCGCATACGTTTTTGTCCGAAGCGGCACGACATGGACACAGCAGGCGCAACTGACCGCCAGCAATGGTGAAGGTGTGGACAATTTTGGTAACTCGGTTTCGATCTCAGGAACTACCATCCTTGTTGGCGCCGAGGGAGCGGATTATTCAGGATACACCAATACCGGAAGTGCCTATGTCTATCTTCGCACGGGAACCTCTTGGAGCCAGCAGGCGATTCTGACACCGCGTGACGACGTTATTTACTTCGATGGTGCCTTTGGTGTATCCGTCGCGCTATCCGGAAACACCGCGCTCATCGGGGCCGAGGGAGAGAGTTCAAGCGGACGAGCTCACGTATTCACCCGCTCTGGCACGACATGGACGCGACAGTCAATGCTTGTTCCTGCTGACTCGACGAGCTCCGATTATTTTGGTACTTCAGTCGCACTTTCGGGCAATACGGCGGTCGTGGGATCGGACTTGAACGATTCGACTCGCGGAGACAATACGGGCAGTGCCTATGTGTTTTTCAGAAACGGTAGCAGCTGGAGTCAACAGGCGAAACTCGAATCCACGCTAGCGCGAGCAGAAGATCAGTTTGGATACTCTGTGGCAGTTTCTGCGGACACGGTGATCGTTGGTGCTCCATTCGCGCGCGGAGTCATTCCCCATGAATTTCAAAATGATAGTGATGCGGGCAGTGCCTTCGTATTCTCCCGCAGTGGCTCGACCTGGAGTCTCCAACAGGAGCTCAACGGTGGCAATGGCGCCATCAGCAATGGCTTCGGTTCTGAAGTAGAAATCGAAGAAAACACTGCTGTCGTAGGAACCCCAGGAGAGGACACCCCTTCTGCGACCGGCGCAGGAGCAGCCTACGTCTTCACCAAATCCGGGGACACCTGGAACTATGCAGCCCGTCTGATCGCTGACGATTACTTTAGTCCTCACGACCCCAATCCCATGTTCGGATCCTCTATCTCAATTTCCGGCAATACCATACTCGTGGGTGCGTGGAATGTGAGAGGCGGCGAGGGGAGGGCATATGTATTCACAAACAATGGAGGAAGCTGGCAGCAGCAGGCTATCTTGAGTGCATCGACCGGTTTGGCGCACTTTGGCATTTCCGTTGCGGTAGAGAATGACCGGGCGTTGGTGGGCGCGCCTTTAGAGAGAAATGCTCGTGGTGCAGCCTATGTTTTTGAGCGCAGCGGAACTAATTGGACTCAGCAGACAAAACTGATCGCCGCTGATGAGACAGCCTATTCATCATTCGGTGTCGCGGTGGATATGTCAGGTGATACGGCAGCTATTGGAAGCGATCAAAAAACCATCGACTCGGCTGTCGCTGCTGGATGCGTTTACATTTTCACGACGAGCAATGGTGTCTGGTCCCAGCAACAGAAGCTGACCGCGACCGACGCTACTGCTTACCACGAATTCGGGGGCGAACTTGCCATCTCAGGGGAAACCATACTGATCGGCGCCAAGAATACTTATTACAATCCACCGGTTTTCAGAGGGACAGGATATGGAAGCGCCTACATCTTCGCTCGCAGTGGAGCAACCTGGACGCAACAGGCGAAGCTGCTTCCAGCAGTCGAAGAGTTCAACGATTACTTCGGTAGCTCGGTCGCCCTTGACGGACCAATAGCTATGGTAGGATCCCCTCTCCGCGACCGGGGAGCAGAAAGCAATCTCGGAGAAGTGTTCATCTATCGTCGTAGCGGGTCGACCTGGAGCCAGGAAACAAGTATCGTTTCGGATATCAGCACCCCCAGCCAATCGTTTGGTAGCGCTATCGCTCTCACAGGGTATACCGCGCTGGTTGGAGCATCTAGCACGGAGGCCGTTAATCCCTACACGGGAATTCCCGCCCAAAATTCCGGAACAGCCTACTTCTTCCACCTTGAAGTCACGGCGGAGCCTACTCCAAGAGAACTCTTCGACAGTGCCATGCTCGCTGCGAATCAATTTGGAAACAACGCTCTTCCCTCTGCTATCCCATACCACGATGGTGTTGAAAACCTCCTCAAGTATGCCTTTAACATGAATCTGAGCGCAGCGGATGTGCGTGAACTTATTCCCTCCACCGGAACGGCGGGGCTACCTTTGATTACGCTGGACCGTAGTCAGGCGACACCTCGCTTACGTTTCGAATTCCTGCGCCGGAAAAACAGCGGCCTGATTTACACGCCATTAAAGGGAACGGAATTGAATGCCGGGTCATGGGTGGGGCTGTCTTCACCGGTGCCGGATGTCATGCAGTCCATCGATTCAGAATGGGAACGGGTGGTGTATTTTGAAGACGTAGACCTGAGCACCCAACCGCGCTACTTCGGGAGAGTCGAAGTAGTCTTGCCCGAATAA
- a CDS encoding right-handed parallel beta-helix repeat-containing protein: MGKFLSMRAGAFFLGVYVAGNAGAVDYSILDFGATDGGADDLAAIHAAIAAASPGDRVLIPAGTFQISGPIVPKADVTLAGAGMDASILEYIGASSAPMVRIQAAGIDRVELTGFTLDGLGSSKATQGLEVSGTKDHHIHGIRVRNLVDASGFGPHGIYFSGAVTGSVIEGNEFLNIGVASTWGSGIRLNGGSNHTVVRQNLIQNVGRGGVLLSASTDCIITYNTVSQSGQTGPGLGVELWGGSHRGVVEDNNLDHWLSIDSSNMCAVRRNTVVANDGSIQYIGMEMAGGSDNVFTENHIGKGNHIGLSLSGNTSKTRSYFSNNIFSELDSWGAQIQDNGGVIRQLYFFNNTFEKANSDLPNLYGAPTVGFRFNAVAGGAGIRQLVFDGNQILANDHSGFAIYGHTHTQGVDELSFVNNTISNNGSNAIENGNVANLEWSGNTVSGNGNNNVPVSKGFANAKPTVQISGPMLVGVGETISFTLDYTDDGAPTPDAVLWDLGDGVPVTATSAGHVYQTPGDYTVALVAWDTQGRAAHATHTVTVVPLVDSDGDGLLDHHETLVYGTLPNDPDTDHDGYFDGAEITFRTNPKSSQETPEKKALITMVSATDLKLSFSCKLGSTYRIEQSNDLSAGSWQTVESGITGSGQILERYYTLPGAAQRLFYRMKQE, encoded by the coding sequence ATGGGAAAGTTTCTTTCAATGCGAGCGGGTGCGTTTTTCCTGGGTGTCTATGTTGCGGGTAATGCCGGAGCCGTGGACTATTCGATCTTGGATTTTGGCGCCACCGATGGTGGTGCTGATGACTTGGCCGCCATCCATGCGGCGATCGCGGCGGCCTCACCAGGCGACAGGGTGCTGATTCCGGCCGGCACTTTTCAAATATCGGGTCCCATCGTGCCCAAGGCGGATGTCACTCTGGCGGGAGCTGGGATGGACGCATCCATTCTTGAATACATCGGGGCCTCTTCAGCACCCATGGTCCGAATCCAGGCAGCTGGTATCGACCGCGTGGAGCTTACCGGCTTTACCCTTGACGGGCTGGGCTCGTCCAAAGCGACCCAGGGGCTTGAGGTATCGGGAACAAAGGATCATCATATTCATGGAATCCGGGTGCGGAATCTGGTGGATGCCTCGGGTTTTGGCCCCCATGGAATCTATTTCTCAGGGGCGGTTACCGGCTCGGTCATTGAGGGTAACGAATTTCTGAATATTGGTGTAGCCTCGACATGGGGTTCCGGCATCCGGCTGAACGGGGGATCAAACCATACGGTTGTGCGGCAAAATTTGATTCAAAACGTGGGTCGTGGCGGTGTCCTGCTGAGTGCTTCCACCGACTGCATCATCACTTACAACACTGTTAGCCAGAGCGGCCAGACGGGACCTGGCCTCGGAGTTGAATTGTGGGGAGGCTCGCATCGGGGTGTCGTCGAGGACAATAACCTCGATCATTGGCTGAGTATCGACAGCTCTAACATGTGTGCGGTAAGGAGGAATACCGTGGTGGCTAACGATGGCTCCATTCAATACATCGGTATGGAAATGGCGGGGGGCTCCGATAATGTGTTTACGGAAAATCACATCGGGAAGGGGAATCACATCGGGCTGTCACTGTCGGGAAACACCTCTAAAACCAGGTCGTATTTTTCAAACAACATATTTTCAGAGTTAGACAGCTGGGGAGCCCAGATTCAAGACAATGGCGGGGTGATACGGCAGCTCTATTTTTTTAACAATACCTTTGAAAAGGCGAACAGCGATCTTCCCAACCTTTATGGTGCACCTACCGTGGGGTTCCGCTTTAATGCGGTGGCAGGTGGTGCCGGTATACGGCAACTTGTATTTGATGGTAACCAAATTCTCGCCAATGACCATTCCGGCTTTGCCATCTACGGCCACACACATACACAGGGCGTCGATGAGCTGAGTTTTGTCAATAACACCATCTCTAACAACGGCTCGAATGCAATCGAGAATGGAAATGTGGCTAACCTCGAGTGGTCCGGCAACACGGTCAGTGGTAATGGCAACAATAACGTCCCGGTAAGCAAAGGGTTCGCCAACGCCAAACCCACAGTGCAGATATCGGGGCCAATGCTGGTTGGTGTTGGCGAGACGATCAGCTTTACTCTGGACTATACCGATGATGGGGCGCCTACACCTGACGCCGTGTTATGGGATCTGGGCGACGGTGTGCCGGTGACTGCTACGAGTGCAGGTCACGTTTACCAAACACCGGGGGATTACACCGTGGCGCTCGTTGCCTGGGACACCCAAGGCCGGGCGGCTCACGCCACCCATACGGTGACGGTCGTTCCGCTGGTTGATAGTGATGGCGACGGCCTTCTCGATCACCATGAGACACTGGTGTATGGAACATTGCCGAACGATCCCGATACCGACCACGACGGCTATTTCGACGGGGCGGAAATCACGTTTAGAACAAACCCCAAATCCAGTCAGGAAACACCGGAGAAAAAAGCGCTGATCACCATGGTTTCCGCGACGGATCTGAAGCTGAGCTTCAGTTGCAAACTGGGGTCGACCTATCGTATTGAACAGTCCAACGACCTGAGCGCAGGCTCCTGGCAGACCGTGGAGTCCGGTATCACCGGCTCAGGTCAGATCCTGGAAAGATACTACACGCTCCCTGGTGCTGCACAGAGGCTCTTTTACCGCATGAAACAAGAGTAG